The Flavipsychrobacter sp. genome contains the following window.
TAATGCATTTAAACGTTCATCAATACGTTCGTAGCCACGGTCTATTTGCATGATGTTTTGTATCGTGCTTTTGCCCTTGGCCGAAAGCGCAGCAATTAACAAAGCAACACCTGCACGTATATCAGGCGATACCATCGTAATGCCTCTTAACGGAACCTGTCTGTTTAGGCCAATAACTACAGCACGGTGTGGGTCGCATAGTACTATCTGTGCGCCCATATCGATTAATTTATCGACGAAGAACAAGCGGCTTTCAAACATTTTTTGATGTACTAATACGGTGCCTTTTGCTTGTGTGGCTACTACTAAAACTATACTGATAAGATCGGGAGTAAAGCCAGGCCAAGGGTGGTCGTATATGGTCAGAACAGAACCGTCGATAAAGGTTTTAATACGGTAAGACTCCTGCTTGGGGATATAGATGTCGTTGCCTTTTATTTCCAGTTGTATGCCTAATGTCTCAAAGGTTTCGGGGATAATACCCAAATGCTCAACATCCGCATCTTTAATAGTTAGTTCGCTCTGTGTCATAGCGGCAAGGCCGATGAAAGAACCAACTTCGATCATGTCTGCAAGCATTCTGTGTTCACAGCCACTAAGGGAGGATACCCCTTCAATTTTCAACATGTTAGAGCCTATGCCATCTATCTTTGCGCCCATGTTGTTGAGCATACGGCAAAGCTGTTGTAGATATGGCTCACAAGCGGCATTGTATATGGTCGTAACTCCTTCAGTGAGGACAGCTGCCATGATAATATTGGCAGTACCTGTTACAGATGGTTCTGCAAGTAAGATCGTATTGCCATGCGTAGAGCTGCCATCTAGTGTAAAGAGGTTTTGCTCTACATCGTAACTAGCTTTTACACCCAACTTTTCAAAGCCGTGTATATGTGTATCCAATCTTCGTCTACCTATCTTATCGCCACCGGGTTGAGGGATGTGAGCTTTTTTATTTCTTGCCAACATAGGGCCAGCCAGCATTACAGCACCACGTAGCCTTCCTGCTTTATCTTTAAAGCTGGGGTCGCTAAAGTAGTCGCCATTAATGTTGCTAGCTTCAAGTACGACCGTATTAGGAGCAGGTCTGCTAACAGTAACACCAATGTCTGCTAAAACATCAATTAACGTATTTACATCATGTATATCAGGTACATTGGTGTAAGTAATAGGTTCTTTGGTAAGCAATGCTGCACATAGCACTTGTAGTGCCTCGTTCTTTGCACCTTGAGGTGTTATTGTCCCGCTAAGTGTATTGCCTCCTATTATTTCAAAAGCACTCATGCTTATCTATTATTTCTGTTTTTGTTATACTTTTTGTTTTTGCCACCATAGTTACGTCCACCACCTTTGTTGTTATTATTGTTGCGACGGTTTTTGTAATTGTTCCTATTGTTGTCAAAGTATACTTTATACCCTCCAGGTTCATAAATGAGTTTGCCTTTTGTAAGTACCGACAATTCATTTTTGATCATGTCGTCGTGTACAGGCTCTCTATGCCAGTTGATATAGGCAAGCTTCATGTAATAGCCTATTTGCTGGGTCATGCTTTGCCTTTTTTCATCGTCTTGCTCTTCCATAGCTAAAGCAATGAATTGCTTTAGGTTTTTACCGAAGTGGCGATGAGATATTTTGCTTTGAGGGTAAGGAATAGGGTCGGGCTTACGCATCATCTGCTCTTTTGATGGCTTAGGGTAAGGCCCTTCTACATCTAGTTTGAAGTCTGTAATTAAGTATAAGTGATCCCACAACTTGTGCTCATAGTCTTCAACGGTTTTTAAAGAGGGGTTTAGTGTACCCATTAGCTCCACAATAGCTGCAGCGCTTTTAAGTCTTTTATCACGATCTTCGATAGTCATCAAGTGCTCTATCATTCGCTGCACGTTTCTACCATATTCAGGCATCAGCATTTGGCTGCGCGTAGTATTATATTCCATATAAGAATTATGTAAAATCTTGAGTAAAAAAGTATTCAGTAAGTGGCGTATTTATATCAGGATGATCTTAGTGGTAAGTCTTTCTAGAAAGAGACGGGATAGAAATATTACCGAGGCTACGCGCACTACTATCTACAAATATAGGCATTAAAGAATAAAGCAAATAATAAACCTTATTTCGGCCATTTTAAATAAATGGAGGTTAGGGCAGTTTAATTTGCTTTACTATATTCGCTCATCAAAAAAAACGTGATGTTAGCATTGAGTCTTAAAGGTAAAAGAGCATTGATAGCAGGCAGTACACAAGGTATTGGGTTTGCCTGTGCAAGAGAGCTGGCTAGTTTGGGTGCCGATTGTGTACTGATAGCCCGTAATGAAACAAAGCTGAAAGAAGCCGTTGCCGCTTTGCCGGCAAATGATGGGCAGCAACACAGTTATTTAGTAGCAGACTTTTCAAAGCCCGATGAGGTGAAACAGGTAGCTACAGATTTTGTGGCTCAAAATCCAATACATATCCTTATCAACAACAGTGGTGGACCTCCTGCAGGTATGATAGCTGCGGCAGAAGTAGCCTCATTCTATGCAGCTTTTGAACAGCACCTTATTTGCAATCATATACTGACAACCGCAGTAATGGAAAGTATGAAAGCCGCAGAGTATGGAAGGATCATTAATATCATTTCTACTTCTGTTAAGATCCCATTGAAGGGGTTAGGAGTTTCGAATACAATAAGAGGAGCTGTTGCTTCATGGTCTAAAACCATGTCTAACGAGTTGGCGCCATTTGGCATAACGGTGAACAATGTTTTGCCAGGTGCAACACTTACAGGGCGCTTATCATCAATAATCGATAATAAAGCTGCTAAAACAGGCGTAGAAACAGATGAGGTTGAAAAAAATATGTTGGCAGAAATACCTGCCAAACGCTTTGGTAAGCCTGAAGAAGTAGCTGCCGTAGTGGCCTTTTTGGCAACCCCTGCAGCTGCCTATGTAAATGGGGTAAGTATACCTGTTGATGGTGGTAGAACAGGCTCTATATAAAGCGTTGAGCCATATAGCGTTGATTAACTAATATGAACAGTGGATTAATAGAGGGTTAAAAAACGCCCTGCTTTCATGACACTGAAATGACATTGATACATTTTTTAAATTCAAATATCCTTTGAAACCTGCTACAGTATTGAAAAACATTTTTTTGCAAATGGCTATTAACTTTCGTCTTGTTGTTGTAGTTTTGTCAACGCTTTGTCTAAAAGGAACGTTAATTTTCAAATTTATTCCTGTGTCAAAAACAATTAAGCCGACTTTACGGAAAATTGCTCACAGTACAATGGCGCTAATTATAGCGTTATTTGCGTGTAGTGTATCTGCTGTAGCCCAGCCTGATGGTAAAGCACTATTTCAGTCGAAATGTGCCACATGTCACCATCCGCTTAACGATGCCACTGGTCCTGCCTTGCAAGGTGTGGACGGACGTGTGCCAAGCAAAGAGTGGTTATACGATTGGGTAAACAATTCAGCTAAGGTTATCGCTAGTGGCGATAAATATGCTAACGATGTCTTCAATACTTGGGGAAAAACAGCGATGACTGGTTTCCCAGAGTTGTCTCACGAAGATATCGATGCCATTGTTGTTTATGTAAACAGTGTTAAGCCTGCAGGGCCTGAGCCAGGACCTGGTGACACTACTGCTGCTGCACCTGCTAGCGACAATACATGGTTGTATTCAATGATAACAGTAGTGCTGTTGTTATTGATGATCATTCTTTGGCGTGTCAACAGCGGCTTGCGTCGTGTTGCTCATGAGAAAGAAGGCATTCCTGTACAAAAAGAAATTCCATTCTACCGTAACAAAGTATTCATTGCAATTGCTTTAGTACTACTGTTCATCGGTGTAGGTTATACTTTAGTGAACGGTGCATTGGGTCTAGGTCGTCAGAAAGGTTATATGCCAGAGCAGCCTATCTTCTACTCGCACAAAGTACACGCTGGTATCAACCAAATTAACTGTCAATATTGCCACGCAGGTGCTGAAAAGAGTAAGCATGCTATGGTACCATCTACAAATGTGTGTATGAACTGTCACAAGCAGATCAAAGAATACACAGGTGCAGATACATATCCATTATTTACTGCAGAAGGAGAAGAGGTTGACGGTACTGCTGAGATCCAAAAGCTATACAAACATGCTGGTTGGGATCCTGCAACTAAAACTTACAAAACAGATGCTGAAGGTAACATCTTAGCAACACCAATAAAGTGGACTAAGATTCACAATCTACCAGATCACGTTTACTTCAACCACTCTCAGCACGTAGCTGTAGGTAAGGTGGCTTGTCAACGTTGTCACGGCCCGATACAAGATATGGATGAGGTGAAGCAATTCGCTCCATTGACAATGGGTTGGTGTATCAACTGCCACCGTCAAACAGAGGTGAAGTTTGCAGAGAATGATTACTACTCTATCTACGAGAAGTATCATGAAGAGATGAAGTCTGGAGAGCGTACAAGTGTAACAGTTAATGATATTGGTGGAACAGAGTGTCAAAAGTGTCACTACTAATTCTTGATAATCAGTTAAATATATTCGGAAACTTAACATACCGAGTTGAACAATATGAGTCAGAAAAAATATTGGAAGGGTTTGGAAGAACTGCAGGCTACTGCAGCACACAAAGAGGTTGTCGATAATGAGTTTAAAGAGGAATTGCCTCTAGACCTTAGCGATGATTTATTAGGTGCCAATACTCCTCGTCGCGACTTTTTAAAGTTCTTAGGCTTCAGTACCGCTGCTGCTGCATTGGCTGCTAGCTGTGAGATGCCAGTACGTAAGGTGATCCCTTACGCTATTAAGCCTGAAGAAATCGTTCCTGGTGTTCCTAATTACTATGCATCAACATTTGTTGATGGTGGCGATTATTGCCCTGTAGTTATTAAAACACGTGATGGACGTCCTATAAAACTAGAAGGTAACGAGTTGTCTTCTATAACTGAGGGTGCTACCTCTGCAAGAGTGCAAGCGTCTGTGTTGAATCTTTATGATAAAGCACGTTTGCGTAAGCCATACGCGGATGGGAAAGAAGCTACATTTGAGGCTATTGACCGTAGCATCAAAGAAGGCTTGCAAAATAATAGCGGTGAGGCCTATATACTGACCTCAACAATATTAAGCCCTACTACTAAAGAGGCTGTTAAACGTTTTATCGCTGCATATCCTAACGCGAAGCACATCACTTATGATGCTATTTCGTATTCAGGTATGTTATTGGCTAATGAGGCTTGCTATGGTAAGCGTACATTGCCTTCATATCATTTCAACAAAGCAAAAACAATAGTGGGTCTTGGTGCTGATTTCTTAGGCACTTGGTTGGCTCCTGTTGAGTTTACTAAACAATACGCTAAAGGCCGTAAGGTAAGTGCTGCTAACCCGACAATGTCGAAGCACTACCAAGTAGAAGCTACGCACACTATCACAGGTGCTGCGGCTGATAAAAGAGCTACTTGCAAACCATCTCAAATGGGTGCTGTAGCTGTTGCGTTATATAATGCTGTAGTAAATGGTGCAGCTCCGGCTTTAGCTAGCGATAATCTAAACAAGCTCGTTGCTAATGCTGCTGCTGACCTTAAGAAAGGTAATGGTCTAGTTGTTTGTGGTTCAAACGATGTGCACATACAAACTGTTGTTAATGCTATTAACGACAAAGTAGGTGCTAATGGAACTATAGTTAACTGGGCAGTAACTAGTAACTACAAACAAGGTATCGACTCTGACATGGTAGCGCTTACTGAAGCGATGAATGCAGGTAAAGTAGGTGCTTTGATGATGCAAGGTGTAAACCCTGTATATGATTATTACAATAGTGAGCAGTTTGCTGCTGGCTTGAAGAAAGTTCCTGTATCGATTTCATTTGCAGATCGTATGGACGAAACAGCTTCAGCTTGTAAGTACATTGTTCCTGATCATAATTTCTTAGAGAGCTGGGGTGATGCTGAGCCGAAAACAGGTTACTATAGCTTGATGCAGCCAGGTATTGCACCATTATTTAAGACACGTGCCTTCCAAGACAGCTTGCTTACATGGGCAGGTTCTTCTGAGTCTTACGGAGATCTTTGGAAAGCATGGTGGACTAACAAACTAGGTGGTCAAAGCAACTTTGATAAAGCATTACAAGATGGTGTTGTAGAGCCAGCAGGCGATATGGCAATGGGAGCTGCAAGCTTTAGTGGAAATGTAGATGCAGCAATTAGCAATATCTCTTCAAGAAAAGCTGTAGACGGTGTTGAACTAGTAGTATATCCTAAGATATCTATTGGTCAAGGTGGTGCATGGAGTAACAACCCTTGGTTGCAAGAAATGCCTGATCCGATCACTAAAGCTACTTGGGACAACTATGTATGTGTATCTCCGGAGAGAGCTAAAAACATGGATGCCGAGCTTACTTCTATCACAGAGGTAGTAGATAAGAAGCTAGTAGTGAAGGTAGAAGCTAATGGTAAGTCAGTAGAGCTACCAATAGTTGTAGTGCCGGGTATGAATAATGATGTTATTGCTATAGCAGTAGGATATGGTAGAAGTGAGGGTGTAGGTATGGCTGCTCGTAGCGGTGTAGATAAGTTTGGTGACGAAATAGGTGGTAAGAATGCTTATCCATTCGTTGCGTATAACGGTACTACATTCGATTATGCATCGAAAGCAACAATTGAGAAAACAGAAAAAACTTATCGTGTAGCTATTACACAAACTCACCATAGTTATGAAGGTCGTCCGATCATTCATGAATATACACTAGATGAGTTCAGTAAAGATCCTAAAGCGCTGTTGAATGAGCGTAAGGAAGAGCTAGCACACTATACCACATTACCTTGGGAGCATGATGAGCATGGTGCAGCACACGGCGGAGACGCGCATGGTGCTAAACCTGAACATAGTAAAGCTCCTATGGCGCACAAACCAGCTGCGTATTGGGAAGATGATTTCCGTAAAAACGGAACATTATACCCTGTATATGAGTCTCCTGGTATCCACTGGGGTATGTCTATCGACTTGAGTAGCTGTATTGGTTGTGGTGCTTGTGTGATGGGTTGCCAAGCAGAGAACAACGTTTCTGTAGTAGGTAAAACACACGTATTGAAAGCGCAGGAGATGCACTGGATACGTATCGACCGTTACTTCAGCGGACAGCCTGAAGATCCGGATAGCGTACAGACTGTATTCCAGCCTATGATGTGTCAGCACTGTGACAACGCTCCTTGTGAGAACGTTTGTCCGGTATCGGCAACCAACCATAGTAGTGAAGGTTTGAACCAAATGGCTTATAACCGTTGTATCGGTACTAAATATTGCGCGAACAACTGTCCTTACAAAGTACGTCACTTCAACTGGATGGACTGGAATGGTGCAGACTGCTTCGATGACAACTTGTATGAAGACTACCGTCGTGATGGTATGAACGATGACCTAACTCGTATGGTATTGAACCCAGACGTGACTGTTCGTAGCCGTGGTGTGATGGAGAAATGTAGCTTCTGTGTACAGCGTTTACAAGATGCTAAGCTAACTGCTAAGAAAGCTGGTCGCCCAATGAAAGATGGTGAGGCTAGAACTGCTTGTCAGCAAGCTTGTCCTTCTGATAGTATTGTATTTGGTAACGTGAATGATAAGAATAGTGAGATATACAAACTAAGAAGAAAGAACCAAGAAGAGCGTGTGTTCTATGTATTAGAGCCACTACATACATTACCAAACATCAACTACTTATCTAAGATCCGTAATACGGATGAGATAATAGCTGGTAATGAGGACAAAGATAAAATGATGAACCCTATAGTATTCTAAGAATACTATAAGGTGAGCCTAGCAAATAAATAAATTAAAAGAACTATTCTAATAACGTGCTATGCATTTAAAGTACGAATCGTCTGTAAGAGAACCACTGGTAGATGGGAATAAAACCTATAGCCAAGTAACCGAAGATATCATCAGCCCGATTGAGAAAAAACCGGGTCGTATGTGGTATGTTGGTTTCTTCTTCTCATTGATTCTCCTCGGTTTCGGTATTTTCTCAGTGTTCTGGGAGGTTTACTATGGTATTGGTGTTTGGGGTATTAACCGCACTGTAGGTTGGGGATGGGATATCACCAACTTCGTATGGTGGGTTGGTATCGGTCATGCTGGTACACTAATTTCGGCAATCCTACTACTATTCCGTCAAGGTTGGCGTACTGGGGTGAACAGAGCTGCAGAGGCAATGACAATATTTGCCGTAATGTGTGCTGGTCAGTTCCCGATATTCCACATGGGCCGTGTATGGGATGGTTTCTTTGTACTGCCTTACCCGAATGGTCGTGGTCCTCTATGGCCTAACTTTAACTCGGCACTACTTTGGGACGTATTTGCGATCTCTACATACTTCACGGTATCATTACTATTCTGGTACTCTGGTCTAATACCTGACTTTGCAACAGTACGTGACCGCGCTAAAACTAAGTTCCGTAAGCGTATGTATGGTTTAGCTTCTTTTGGCTGGACTGGTACTGCAAAAAACTGGCAACGTCAAGAAGCATTAGCACTTGTATTGGCAGGTTTGAGTACACCGCTAGTACTTTCAGTACACACTATCGTATCGTTTGACTTTGCTACATCAGTAATACCTGGTTGGCACACTACCATCTTCCCGCCATACTTCGTTGCGGGTGCGATCTTCTCTGGTTTCGCGATGGTACAAACACTATTAATTATTACTCGTAAGATCTTAGGTCTTGAAGAATATATCACTATCGGTCACATTGAAGCAATGAACAAAGTAATTGTACTTACAGGTTCTATTGTTGGTGTGGCATACCTAACAGAGCTATTCATAGCATGGTATAGTGGCGTTCAGTATGAGCAATCTGCATTCCACTGGAGAATCTTTGGACCATATTGGTGGAGCTATTGGGCGATGATGACTTGTAACGTGGTTTCTCCACAGTTGTTCTGGTTCAAGAAGCTACGTCGTAATATTCCATTCACGTTCTTCATGTCTATCATTGTGAACATAGGTATGTGGTTTGAACGTTTTGTAATTATCGTTACTTCATTGTATCGTGATTACTTACCAGGTAGCTGGACTTACTACAGCCCAACATGGCCGGAGTTAGGTTTCTACCTAGGTACATTTGGTTTGTTCTTTACATGTTACTTCTTATTTGCTAAATACTTCCCTGTTATTGCAGTTGCTGAGATCAAGTTCGTATTGAAAACTTCAGGTGACAACTATAAGAGAGAAATGGCGAAAGAAGATGAGAAGAGTATTGAGCAATTTGTTGAAGAACAAAACCATCATTAATAATAAACAGCTTTTAAGTAATAAAGAATTATTTAAACAATGGCTATAAAGAAATTTGCAGTAGGGTGTTACGATGATGAGGCGGTATTGTTTCCCGCAATAGATAAGGTGCGCAACAGTGGTTTCAAACTACATGATGTGTATACACCTTTCCCTGTTCACGGGTTGGATAAGGCGCTTGGTCAAAAAGATACAGACCTACACGTTGCTGGTTTTATATACGGTATCACTGGTACTTGTACAGCAGTAGGTTTTATGTCATGGATATTTTTGAGCGACTGGCCAATCAATTTTGCCGGTAAACCTCACTTCTCATTACCTGCATTTATTCCTATTACGTTCGAGCTTACAGTATTATTTGCTGCTGTAGGTATGGTATTGACATTCTGTTATTTGAATCAGATAATGCCAGGTGTTAAGAAGCACGTTTTCCACCCACGCCAAACTGATGATTTGTTTGTTGTAGCGTTGGAAATAAGTGACGATGATGCAGGCGAAGAAGCTATCAACTTCTTGAAGTCTACTGGTGCTATGGAAACATCAGTACAATATGCAGAGAGCGAGTGGTGGTACGGACGTTTTGATAAAGAAGAAGAATACGAAAAATTAAATCCGGCAACCTAGTAGTTAGCATTAGGTAACCTTAGTTGTTGAACATTGAATATTAAATTATTTATGAATAAGACCAAAAGCATAGTAATTGCGACTTTAGTGATAGGTCTAGGTCTTACGGCTTGTAGCAGCGATGATACTCGTCGTAATCCCGGTAAGATATATGCACCGGATATGACCTACTCACGTGCTTATGATGCTTACACCGAGAATCCAAACTTTACGGATAGCCAAACTAGCCGTCCGCCAGTAATGGGTACAGTAGCAAGAGGCAATGAGTTGCCAGACCATTTGGTTGAAGGAGATGAAGAAGCGTACAAATCGTATACTACGAGCCTACGTTTTACTCCTGATGAAGTAGCAGAAGGTGGCCGTTTGTATAATATTTACTGTGGTATTTGTCATGGTAATAAATTAGATGGTCAAGGTCCTTTATACACTAGCGGTAAGTTTGCCTCTATGCCAGCCAACTTGAAAGATGCTAAGTATAAGGATATGAAAGTGGGTACTATGTATGCAGCTATCAAGTTTGGTAAAAACATGATGGGCTCGTATGCTAGCCAACTTGACCAGAAACAACGTTGGATGGTTATTGCTTACATCAAAAGTGTACAAGCAGAAGATGGTGGTAACCCATTCACTTTAGGTAAGAAAGAAGAAGCAATGACAGCTATGAGTCAAGAGGCTCATGATGAACATGCGGAACATTAATTTTAACATTAGCAATTAGTAAGCGTACTTCTAATAATATTACAATGAACGAACGTTTTGAGATACCGGCAAGATTAAGAAATACCAGCATCATACTAATGGTAGTAGGTGTTTTGGTACTACTTATTGGCGCTCTTTTGCCAGCCGATAGCGCACTCCATGTTGACAAAACACGTTTTTGGACAGTGTTGTTGCA
Protein-coding sequences here:
- the murA gene encoding UDP-N-acetylglucosamine 1-carboxyvinyltransferase, with protein sequence MSAFEIIGGNTLSGTITPQGAKNEALQVLCAALLTKEPITYTNVPDIHDVNTLIDVLADIGVTVSRPAPNTVVLEASNINGDYFSDPSFKDKAGRLRGAVMLAGPMLARNKKAHIPQPGGDKIGRRRLDTHIHGFEKLGVKASYDVEQNLFTLDGSSTHGNTILLAEPSVTGTANIIMAAVLTEGVTTIYNAACEPYLQQLCRMLNNMGAKIDGIGSNMLKIEGVSSLSGCEHRMLADMIEVGSFIGLAAMTQSELTIKDADVEHLGIIPETFETLGIQLEIKGNDIYIPKQESYRIKTFIDGSVLTIYDHPWPGFTPDLISIVLVVATQAKGTVLVHQKMFESRLFFVDKLIDMGAQIVLCDPHRAVVIGLNRQVPLRGITMVSPDIRAGVALLIAALSAKGKSTIQNIMQIDRGYERIDERLNALGANIKRVD
- a CDS encoding DUF4290 domain-containing protein, with protein sequence MEYNTTRSQMLMPEYGRNVQRMIEHLMTIEDRDKRLKSAAAIVELMGTLNPSLKTVEDYEHKLWDHLYLITDFKLDVEGPYPKPSKEQMMRKPDPIPYPQSKISHRHFGKNLKQFIALAMEEQDDEKRQSMTQQIGYYMKLAYINWHREPVHDDMIKNELSVLTKGKLIYEPGGYKVYFDNNRNNYKNRRNNNNNKGGGRNYGGKNKKYNKNRNNR
- a CDS encoding SDR family oxidoreductase; its protein translation is MLALSLKGKRALIAGSTQGIGFACARELASLGADCVLIARNETKLKEAVAALPANDGQQHSYLVADFSKPDEVKQVATDFVAQNPIHILINNSGGPPAGMIAAAEVASFYAAFEQHLICNHILTTAVMESMKAAEYGRIINIISTSVKIPLKGLGVSNTIRGAVASWSKTMSNELAPFGITVNNVLPGATLTGRLSSIIDNKAAKTGVETDEVEKNMLAEIPAKRFGKPEEVAAVVAFLATPAAAYVNGVSIPVDGGRTGSI
- a CDS encoding c-type cytochrome, which produces MALIIALFACSVSAVAQPDGKALFQSKCATCHHPLNDATGPALQGVDGRVPSKEWLYDWVNNSAKVIASGDKYANDVFNTWGKTAMTGFPELSHEDIDAIVVYVNSVKPAGPEPGPGDTTAAAPASDNTWLYSMITVVLLLLMIILWRVNSGLRRVAHEKEGIPVQKEIPFYRNKVFIAIALVLLFIGVGYTLVNGALGLGRQKGYMPEQPIFYSHKVHAGINQINCQYCHAGAEKSKHAMVPSTNVCMNCHKQIKEYTGADTYPLFTAEGEEVDGTAEIQKLYKHAGWDPATKTYKTDAEGNILATPIKWTKIHNLPDHVYFNHSQHVAVGKVACQRCHGPIQDMDEVKQFAPLTMGWCINCHRQTEVKFAENDYYSIYEKYHEEMKSGERTSVTVNDIGGTECQKCHY
- a CDS encoding TAT-variant-translocated molybdopterin oxidoreductase, coding for MSQKKYWKGLEELQATAAHKEVVDNEFKEELPLDLSDDLLGANTPRRDFLKFLGFSTAAAALAASCEMPVRKVIPYAIKPEEIVPGVPNYYASTFVDGGDYCPVVIKTRDGRPIKLEGNELSSITEGATSARVQASVLNLYDKARLRKPYADGKEATFEAIDRSIKEGLQNNSGEAYILTSTILSPTTKEAVKRFIAAYPNAKHITYDAISYSGMLLANEACYGKRTLPSYHFNKAKTIVGLGADFLGTWLAPVEFTKQYAKGRKVSAANPTMSKHYQVEATHTITGAAADKRATCKPSQMGAVAVALYNAVVNGAAPALASDNLNKLVANAAADLKKGNGLVVCGSNDVHIQTVVNAINDKVGANGTIVNWAVTSNYKQGIDSDMVALTEAMNAGKVGALMMQGVNPVYDYYNSEQFAAGLKKVPVSISFADRMDETASACKYIVPDHNFLESWGDAEPKTGYYSLMQPGIAPLFKTRAFQDSLLTWAGSSESYGDLWKAWWTNKLGGQSNFDKALQDGVVEPAGDMAMGAASFSGNVDAAISNISSRKAVDGVELVVYPKISIGQGGAWSNNPWLQEMPDPITKATWDNYVCVSPERAKNMDAELTSITEVVDKKLVVKVEANGKSVELPIVVVPGMNNDVIAIAVGYGRSEGVGMAARSGVDKFGDEIGGKNAYPFVAYNGTTFDYASKATIEKTEKTYRVAITQTHHSYEGRPIIHEYTLDEFSKDPKALLNERKEELAHYTTLPWEHDEHGAAHGGDAHGAKPEHSKAPMAHKPAAYWEDDFRKNGTLYPVYESPGIHWGMSIDLSSCIGCGACVMGCQAENNVSVVGKTHVLKAQEMHWIRIDRYFSGQPEDPDSVQTVFQPMMCQHCDNAPCENVCPVSATNHSSEGLNQMAYNRCIGTKYCANNCPYKVRHFNWMDWNGADCFDDNLYEDYRRDGMNDDLTRMVLNPDVTVRSRGVMEKCSFCVQRLQDAKLTAKKAGRPMKDGEARTACQQACPSDSIVFGNVNDKNSEIYKLRRKNQEERVFYVLEPLHTLPNINYLSKIRNTDEIIAGNEDKDKMMNPIVF
- the nrfD gene encoding NrfD/PsrC family molybdoenzyme membrane anchor subunit, with amino-acid sequence MHLKYESSVREPLVDGNKTYSQVTEDIISPIEKKPGRMWYVGFFFSLILLGFGIFSVFWEVYYGIGVWGINRTVGWGWDITNFVWWVGIGHAGTLISAILLLFRQGWRTGVNRAAEAMTIFAVMCAGQFPIFHMGRVWDGFFVLPYPNGRGPLWPNFNSALLWDVFAISTYFTVSLLFWYSGLIPDFATVRDRAKTKFRKRMYGLASFGWTGTAKNWQRQEALALVLAGLSTPLVLSVHTIVSFDFATSVIPGWHTTIFPPYFVAGAIFSGFAMVQTLLIITRKILGLEEYITIGHIEAMNKVIVLTGSIVGVAYLTELFIAWYSGVQYEQSAFHWRIFGPYWWSYWAMMTCNVVSPQLFWFKKLRRNIPFTFFMSIIVNIGMWFERFVIIVTSLYRDYLPGSWTYYSPTWPELGFYLGTFGLFFTCYFLFAKYFPVIAVAEIKFVLKTSGDNYKREMAKEDEKSIEQFVEEQNHH
- a CDS encoding DUF3341 domain-containing protein, giving the protein MAIKKFAVGCYDDEAVLFPAIDKVRNSGFKLHDVYTPFPVHGLDKALGQKDTDLHVAGFIYGITGTCTAVGFMSWIFLSDWPINFAGKPHFSLPAFIPITFELTVLFAAVGMVLTFCYLNQIMPGVKKHVFHPRQTDDLFVVALEISDDDAGEEAINFLKSTGAMETSVQYAESEWWYGRFDKEEEYEKLNPAT
- a CDS encoding cytochrome c, giving the protein MNKTKSIVIATLVIGLGLTACSSDDTRRNPGKIYAPDMTYSRAYDAYTENPNFTDSQTSRPPVMGTVARGNELPDHLVEGDEEAYKSYTTSLRFTPDEVAEGGRLYNIYCGICHGNKLDGQGPLYTSGKFASMPANLKDAKYKDMKVGTMYAAIKFGKNMMGSYASQLDQKQRWMVIAYIKSVQAEDGGNPFTLGKKEEAMTAMSQEAHDEHAEH